Proteins from a single region of Primulina tabacum isolate GXHZ01 chromosome 5, ASM2559414v2, whole genome shotgun sequence:
- the LOC142545792 gene encoding auxin transporter-like protein 2, translating to MSSQKQAEEAIVSTFSETEHEDGGKEEEKVEDQPIFSVKNLLWHGGSAWDAWFSCASNQVAQVLLTLPYSFSQLGMLSGVVFQVFYGLMGSWTAYLISVLYIEYRSRKEKEGVSFKNHVIQWYEVLDGLLGPIGKAVGLAFNCTFLLFGSVIQLIACASNIYYVNDHLDKRTWTYIFGACCATTVFIPSFHNYRIWSFIGLGMTTYSAWYLTIAALVHGQVEGVQHSGPKKLVLYFTGATNILYTFGGHAVTVELMHAMWKPRKFKYIYLMATLYVFTLTLPSASCVYWAFGDQLLNHANAFALLPKSGWRDAAVILMLIHQFITFGFACTPLYFVWEKVIGMHDTRSICLRALVRLPVVVPIWFFAIIFPFFGPINSAVGALLVSFTVYIIPAVAHMITYVRAEARKNAAEKPPFFLPSWAAMYALNFFVVIWVFVVGFGLGGWASVTNFARQVYTFGLFAKCYQCKPPTPVHQTPVPSHS from the exons ATGTCGTCCCAGAAGCAAGCAGAGGAAGCTATTGTCTCCACCTTTAGTGAGACTGAGCATGAAGACGGCGGCAAGGAGGAGGAGAAAGTGGAAGACCAGCCCATTTTCAGCGTCAAAAACTTACTCTGGCACGGTGGCTCCGCCTGGGATGCCTGGTTCAGTTGTGCTTCCAATCAA GTTGCGCAAGTGCTGCTGACGCTACCATACTCATTTTCTCAACTCGGAATGCTCTCTGGAGTTGTGTTTCAAGTGTTCTACGGCCTTATGGGCAGCTGGACTGCGTATCTTATCAGTGTTTTATACATTGAGTATCGAAGCAGAAAGGAAAAAGAAGGCGTCAGCTTCAAAAACCATGTCATTCAG TGGTACGAAGTGCTGGATGGATTACTTGGCCCAATCGGGAAAGCCGTGGGTTTAGCCTTCAACTGcacttttcttctgtttggatcCGTCATCCAACTCATAGCCTGTGCGAG CAACATATACTACGTAAATGACCATCTGGATAAGAGGACATGGACTTATATCTTTGGAGCTTGTTGCGCCACCACTGTTTTCATTCCCTCCTTTCACAACTACCGAATTTGGTCCTTTATAGGACTTGGAATGACTACTTATTCCGCTTGGTACTTGACTATTGCGGCCCTTGTACATGGCCAG GTTGAAGGTGTTCAGCACTCGGGTCCAAAGAAGCTAGTGCTGTACTTCACCGGAGCTACCAACATACTGTACACGTTCGGTGGTCATGCTGTCACAGT GGAACTCATGCACGCAATGTGGAAACCTCGGAAATTTAAGTATATCTACTTAATGGCTACACTTTATGTTTTCACACTTACCTTACCATCGGCTTCCTGTGTCTATTGGGCCTTTGGTGATCAACTCCTCAATCACGCCAACGCATTCGCGCTGCTCCCCAAGTCTGGTTGGCGCGACGCTGCAGTTATCCTTATGCTCATTCATCAG TTCATTACATTTGGATTCGCGTGTACGCCGCTTTACTTTGTGTGGGAGAAGGTGATTGGGATGCATGATACAAGGAGCATATGTTTAAGGGCACTTGTAAGATTGCCAGTAGTGGTACCAATATGGTTCTTCGCCATTATCTTCCCATTTTTTGGCCCAATTAACTCTGCAGTTGGCGCACTTTTAGTGAGTTTCACGGTCTACATTATCCCAGCTGTAGCACATATGATCACCTACGTGAGAGCCGAAGCTCGCAAG AATGCTGCAGAGAAGCCTCCGTTCTTCTTGCCGAGTTGGGCAGCCATGTATGCTTTGAATTTTTTTGTGGTAATTTGGGTATTTGTAGTTGGATTTGGGTTAGGAGGATGGGCAAGCGTTACTAATTTTGCGAGGCAAGTCTATACGTTTGGTCTCTTCGCCAAGTGTTATCAGTGCAAGCCACCGACACCGGTGCATCAAACTCCGGTGCCATCGCACTCTTGA
- the LOC142545793 gene encoding uncharacterized protein LOC142545793 isoform X3 yields MYDDIDSSLDSFVLAMPPPPSRKQSSLKSKTQRAVSLCERNQTKLLLASSTYLPSRVHVFFNPQSALLKLGLHANFVLMTKASSVQFRLHNRDLGMVVSAIDEDLTVFLETKRGEKDRDDNVLALEFDEFDDSSDRLTPNRLRSEKIHSRADDSFLKLETERVGCDWLPMELDTSSLPLVKEIVLDSVATQTKSSNGGAIFLKSEPANSPVESASLSKKLIPLATALHTANRIPLSSGGRKATPRSATPTGKTSLPAKSKSFHPSTTTLKVTKLVAAQGRSVTPARLASISSKSSTRSATPTLEPSSQAMTSSASAKDEFSPGRKTDPAVSQGTSASLKTKPSKPSVMRTSSHDTPQSSKTLMPKKAASASKGRPSLPNTISLNSNSRQKACSPSRERAPNGSHHKSESMLLTRNRSRHTTGLDEVNPVLMGSKMVERVVNMRKLAPPKQAEYSSQDYAQKSLREGSGFGRSLSKKSLDMAIRHMDIRRSIPISHPSATVDLTTLVGTESCSCMDSTVDATESTHSYNK; encoded by the exons ATGTATGACGACATCGATTCAAGCTTGGATAGTTTTGTTCTTGCAATGCCCCCACCCCCTTCCAGAAAACAAAGTTCATTAAAATCTAAAACCCAGCGTGCCGTGTCCCTTTGTGAAAGGAATCAAACCAAACTGCTCCTTGCTTCATCAACTTATCTCCCATCTCGGGTCCATGTCTTTTTTAATCCACAGTCGGCCCTCCTGAAATTGGGATTACATGCAAATTTTGTTTTGATGACAAAGGCT TCATCCGTTCAGTTTAGGCTACATAACAGAGATCTTGGGATGGTTGTGAGTGCAATAGATGAAGATCTGACTGTTTTCTTGGAAACGAAGAGGGGTGAAAAGGATAGAGATGATAATGTTCTTGCACTGGAATTTGACGAGTTTGATGACTCTTCAG ATCGGCTGACTCCAAACAGATTACGGTCTGAGAAGATTCATAGCAGAGCTGATGATAGTTTCCTCAAGCTGGAAACAGaaagagttggttgtgactg GCTTCCTATGGAACTAGATACCTCTTCACTCCCTTTGGTAAAGGAAATCGTTCTAGATTCTGTGGCGACTCAGACCAAGAGCTCAAATGGTGGAGCCATTTTTCTGAAATCTGAG CCGGCCAACTCTCCTGTAGAATCTGCTTCACTGAGTAAGAAGTTGATTCCTCTGGCTACGGCTTTGCATACGGCAAATAGAATTCCTTTATCATCAGGTGGTCGAAAAGCAACTCCTAGAAGTGCAACACCAACTGGGAAAACATCCTTGCCCGCAAAGTCCAAGTCTTTTCATCCTTCAACTACTACCTTGAAAGTGACAAAACTTGTTGCAGCTCAAGGGAGATCAGTCACTCCTGCAAGACTTGCATCAATCAGTTCAAAGTCCTCAACAAGGTCTGCAACACCAACTCTGGAACCATCCAGCCAAGCAATGACATCTAGTGCATCTGCTAAAGATGAATTTTCTCCAGGAAGAAAAACAGACCCAGCAGTATCACAGGGAACATCTGCATCTCTAAAGACTAAGCCATCGAAACCATCAGTGATGCGTACTTCATCTCATGATACTCCTCAAAGTTCAAAGACATTGATGCCCAAAAAGGCGGCTTCTGCCTCGAAGGGAAGGCCAAGTCTACCTAATACTATATCACTCAATTCAAATTCAAGACAAAAGGCATGCTCACCTTCCAGAGAACGAGCCCCAAATGGATCCCACCATAAAAGTGAGAGCATGTTGCTAACAAGAAATCGAAGCAGGCATACAACTGGTTTGGATGAAGTGAATCCTGTATTGATGGGTTCAAAAATGGTTGAAAGGGTAGTGAACATGAGGAAACTAGCTCCTCCTAAGCAAGCTGAATATTCATCTCAAGATTATGCCCAAAAAAGTTTACGTGAAGGTTCAGGATTTGGAAGATCACTCTCAAAGAAGTCCCTAGACATGGCTATAAGGCATATG GATATTAGACGGAGCATTCCAATCTCTCACCCTTCAGCAACAGTTGATTTAACAACTCTAGTAGGCACCGAATCTTGTTCTTGTATGGACAGTACAGTTGATGCTACGGAATCAACTCACTCTTACAACAAGTAG
- the LOC142545793 gene encoding uncharacterized protein LOC142545793 isoform X5: MQSSVQFRLHNRDLGMVVSAIDEDLTVFLETKRGEKDRDDNVLALEFDEFDDSSDRLTPNRLRSEKIHSRADDSFLKLETERVGCDWLPMELDTSSLPLVKEIVLDSVATQTKSSNGGAIFLKSEPANSPVESASLSKKLIPLATALHTANRIPLSSGGRKATPRSATPTGKTSLPAKSKSFHPSTTTLKVTKLVAAQGRSVTPARLASISSKSSTRSATPTLEPSSQAMTSSASAKDEFSPGRKTDPAVSQGTSASLKTKPSKPSVMRTSSHDTPQSSKTLMPKKAASASKGRPSLPNTISLNSNSRQKACSPSRERAPNGSHHKSESMLLTRNRSRHTTGLDEVNPVLMGSKMVERVVNMRKLAPPKQAEYSSQDYAQKSLREGSGFGRSLSKKSLDMAIRHMDIRRSIPISHPSATVDLTTLVGTESCSCMDSTVDATESTHSYNK; the protein is encoded by the exons ATGCAGTCATCCGTTCAGTTTAGGCTACATAACAGAGATCTTGGGATGGTTGTGAGTGCAATAGATGAAGATCTGACTGTTTTCTTGGAAACGAAGAGGGGTGAAAAGGATAGAGATGATAATGTTCTTGCACTGGAATTTGACGAGTTTGATGACTCTTCAG ATCGGCTGACTCCAAACAGATTACGGTCTGAGAAGATTCATAGCAGAGCTGATGATAGTTTCCTCAAGCTGGAAACAGaaagagttggttgtgactg GCTTCCTATGGAACTAGATACCTCTTCACTCCCTTTGGTAAAGGAAATCGTTCTAGATTCTGTGGCGACTCAGACCAAGAGCTCAAATGGTGGAGCCATTTTTCTGAAATCTGAG CCGGCCAACTCTCCTGTAGAATCTGCTTCACTGAGTAAGAAGTTGATTCCTCTGGCTACGGCTTTGCATACGGCAAATAGAATTCCTTTATCATCAGGTGGTCGAAAAGCAACTCCTAGAAGTGCAACACCAACTGGGAAAACATCCTTGCCCGCAAAGTCCAAGTCTTTTCATCCTTCAACTACTACCTTGAAAGTGACAAAACTTGTTGCAGCTCAAGGGAGATCAGTCACTCCTGCAAGACTTGCATCAATCAGTTCAAAGTCCTCAACAAGGTCTGCAACACCAACTCTGGAACCATCCAGCCAAGCAATGACATCTAGTGCATCTGCTAAAGATGAATTTTCTCCAGGAAGAAAAACAGACCCAGCAGTATCACAGGGAACATCTGCATCTCTAAAGACTAAGCCATCGAAACCATCAGTGATGCGTACTTCATCTCATGATACTCCTCAAAGTTCAAAGACATTGATGCCCAAAAAGGCGGCTTCTGCCTCGAAGGGAAGGCCAAGTCTACCTAATACTATATCACTCAATTCAAATTCAAGACAAAAGGCATGCTCACCTTCCAGAGAACGAGCCCCAAATGGATCCCACCATAAAAGTGAGAGCATGTTGCTAACAAGAAATCGAAGCAGGCATACAACTGGTTTGGATGAAGTGAATCCTGTATTGATGGGTTCAAAAATGGTTGAAAGGGTAGTGAACATGAGGAAACTAGCTCCTCCTAAGCAAGCTGAATATTCATCTCAAGATTATGCCCAAAAAAGTTTACGTGAAGGTTCAGGATTTGGAAGATCACTCTCAAAGAAGTCCCTAGACATGGCTATAAGGCATATG GATATTAGACGGAGCATTCCAATCTCTCACCCTTCAGCAACAGTTGATTTAACAACTCTAGTAGGCACCGAATCTTGTTCTTGTATGGACAGTACAGTTGATGCTACGGAATCAACTCACTCTTACAACAAGTAG
- the LOC142545793 gene encoding uncharacterized protein LOC142545793 isoform X6 translates to MVVSAIDEDLTVFLETKRGEKDRDDNVLALEFDEFDDSSGASPDRLTPNRLRSEKIHSRADDSFLKLETERVGCDWLPMELDTSSLPLVKEIVLDSVATQTKSSNGGAIFLKSEPANSPVESASLSKKLIPLATALHTANRIPLSSGGRKATPRSATPTGKTSLPAKSKSFHPSTTTLKVTKLVAAQGRSVTPARLASISSKSSTRSATPTLEPSSQAMTSSASAKDEFSPGRKTDPAVSQGTSASLKTKPSKPSVMRTSSHDTPQSSKTLMPKKAASASKGRPSLPNTISLNSNSRQKACSPSRERAPNGSHHKSESMLLTRNRSRHTTGLDEVNPVLMGSKMVERVVNMRKLAPPKQAEYSSQDYAQKSLREGSGFGRSLSKKSLDMAIRHMDIRRSIPISHPSATVDLTTLVGTESCSCMDSTVDATESTHSYNK, encoded by the exons ATGGTTGTGAGTGCAATAGATGAAGATCTGACTGTTTTCTTGGAAACGAAGAGGGGTGAAAAGGATAGAGATGATAATGTTCTTGCACTGGAATTTGACGAGTTTGATGACTCTTCAG GCGCTTCACCAGATCGGCTGACTCCAAACAGATTACGGTCTGAGAAGATTCATAGCAGAGCTGATGATAGTTTCCTCAAGCTGGAAACAGaaagagttggttgtgactg GCTTCCTATGGAACTAGATACCTCTTCACTCCCTTTGGTAAAGGAAATCGTTCTAGATTCTGTGGCGACTCAGACCAAGAGCTCAAATGGTGGAGCCATTTTTCTGAAATCTGAG CCGGCCAACTCTCCTGTAGAATCTGCTTCACTGAGTAAGAAGTTGATTCCTCTGGCTACGGCTTTGCATACGGCAAATAGAATTCCTTTATCATCAGGTGGTCGAAAAGCAACTCCTAGAAGTGCAACACCAACTGGGAAAACATCCTTGCCCGCAAAGTCCAAGTCTTTTCATCCTTCAACTACTACCTTGAAAGTGACAAAACTTGTTGCAGCTCAAGGGAGATCAGTCACTCCTGCAAGACTTGCATCAATCAGTTCAAAGTCCTCAACAAGGTCTGCAACACCAACTCTGGAACCATCCAGCCAAGCAATGACATCTAGTGCATCTGCTAAAGATGAATTTTCTCCAGGAAGAAAAACAGACCCAGCAGTATCACAGGGAACATCTGCATCTCTAAAGACTAAGCCATCGAAACCATCAGTGATGCGTACTTCATCTCATGATACTCCTCAAAGTTCAAAGACATTGATGCCCAAAAAGGCGGCTTCTGCCTCGAAGGGAAGGCCAAGTCTACCTAATACTATATCACTCAATTCAAATTCAAGACAAAAGGCATGCTCACCTTCCAGAGAACGAGCCCCAAATGGATCCCACCATAAAAGTGAGAGCATGTTGCTAACAAGAAATCGAAGCAGGCATACAACTGGTTTGGATGAAGTGAATCCTGTATTGATGGGTTCAAAAATGGTTGAAAGGGTAGTGAACATGAGGAAACTAGCTCCTCCTAAGCAAGCTGAATATTCATCTCAAGATTATGCCCAAAAAAGTTTACGTGAAGGTTCAGGATTTGGAAGATCACTCTCAAAGAAGTCCCTAGACATGGCTATAAGGCATATG GATATTAGACGGAGCATTCCAATCTCTCACCCTTCAGCAACAGTTGATTTAACAACTCTAGTAGGCACCGAATCTTGTTCTTGTATGGACAGTACAGTTGATGCTACGGAATCAACTCACTCTTACAACAAGTAG
- the LOC142545793 gene encoding uncharacterized protein LOC142545793 isoform X2: protein MYDDIDSSLDSFVLAMPPPPSRKQSSLKSKTQRAVSLCERNQTKLLLASSTYLPSRVHVFFNPQSALLKLGLHANFVLMTKAFRLHNRDLGMVVSAIDEDLTVFLETKRGEKDRDDNVLALEFDEFDDSSGASPDRLTPNRLRSEKIHSRADDSFLKLETERVGCDWLPMELDTSSLPLVKEIVLDSVATQTKSSNGGAIFLKSEPANSPVESASLSKKLIPLATALHTANRIPLSSGGRKATPRSATPTGKTSLPAKSKSFHPSTTTLKVTKLVAAQGRSVTPARLASISSKSSTRSATPTLEPSSQAMTSSASAKDEFSPGRKTDPAVSQGTSASLKTKPSKPSVMRTSSHDTPQSSKTLMPKKAASASKGRPSLPNTISLNSNSRQKACSPSRERAPNGSHHKSESMLLTRNRSRHTTGLDEVNPVLMGSKMVERVVNMRKLAPPKQAEYSSQDYAQKSLREGSGFGRSLSKKSLDMAIRHMDIRRSIPISHPSATVDLTTLVGTESCSCMDSTVDATESTHSYNK, encoded by the exons ATGTATGACGACATCGATTCAAGCTTGGATAGTTTTGTTCTTGCAATGCCCCCACCCCCTTCCAGAAAACAAAGTTCATTAAAATCTAAAACCCAGCGTGCCGTGTCCCTTTGTGAAAGGAATCAAACCAAACTGCTCCTTGCTTCATCAACTTATCTCCCATCTCGGGTCCATGTCTTTTTTAATCCACAGTCGGCCCTCCTGAAATTGGGATTACATGCAAATTTTGTTTTGATGACAAAGGCT TTTAGGCTACATAACAGAGATCTTGGGATGGTTGTGAGTGCAATAGATGAAGATCTGACTGTTTTCTTGGAAACGAAGAGGGGTGAAAAGGATAGAGATGATAATGTTCTTGCACTGGAATTTGACGAGTTTGATGACTCTTCAG GCGCTTCACCAGATCGGCTGACTCCAAACAGATTACGGTCTGAGAAGATTCATAGCAGAGCTGATGATAGTTTCCTCAAGCTGGAAACAGaaagagttggttgtgactg GCTTCCTATGGAACTAGATACCTCTTCACTCCCTTTGGTAAAGGAAATCGTTCTAGATTCTGTGGCGACTCAGACCAAGAGCTCAAATGGTGGAGCCATTTTTCTGAAATCTGAG CCGGCCAACTCTCCTGTAGAATCTGCTTCACTGAGTAAGAAGTTGATTCCTCTGGCTACGGCTTTGCATACGGCAAATAGAATTCCTTTATCATCAGGTGGTCGAAAAGCAACTCCTAGAAGTGCAACACCAACTGGGAAAACATCCTTGCCCGCAAAGTCCAAGTCTTTTCATCCTTCAACTACTACCTTGAAAGTGACAAAACTTGTTGCAGCTCAAGGGAGATCAGTCACTCCTGCAAGACTTGCATCAATCAGTTCAAAGTCCTCAACAAGGTCTGCAACACCAACTCTGGAACCATCCAGCCAAGCAATGACATCTAGTGCATCTGCTAAAGATGAATTTTCTCCAGGAAGAAAAACAGACCCAGCAGTATCACAGGGAACATCTGCATCTCTAAAGACTAAGCCATCGAAACCATCAGTGATGCGTACTTCATCTCATGATACTCCTCAAAGTTCAAAGACATTGATGCCCAAAAAGGCGGCTTCTGCCTCGAAGGGAAGGCCAAGTCTACCTAATACTATATCACTCAATTCAAATTCAAGACAAAAGGCATGCTCACCTTCCAGAGAACGAGCCCCAAATGGATCCCACCATAAAAGTGAGAGCATGTTGCTAACAAGAAATCGAAGCAGGCATACAACTGGTTTGGATGAAGTGAATCCTGTATTGATGGGTTCAAAAATGGTTGAAAGGGTAGTGAACATGAGGAAACTAGCTCCTCCTAAGCAAGCTGAATATTCATCTCAAGATTATGCCCAAAAAAGTTTACGTGAAGGTTCAGGATTTGGAAGATCACTCTCAAAGAAGTCCCTAGACATGGCTATAAGGCATATG GATATTAGACGGAGCATTCCAATCTCTCACCCTTCAGCAACAGTTGATTTAACAACTCTAGTAGGCACCGAATCTTGTTCTTGTATGGACAGTACAGTTGATGCTACGGAATCAACTCACTCTTACAACAAGTAG
- the LOC142545793 gene encoding uncharacterized protein LOC142545793 isoform X1, producing MYDDIDSSLDSFVLAMPPPPSRKQSSLKSKTQRAVSLCERNQTKLLLASSTYLPSRVHVFFNPQSALLKLGLHANFVLMTKASSVQFRLHNRDLGMVVSAIDEDLTVFLETKRGEKDRDDNVLALEFDEFDDSSGASPDRLTPNRLRSEKIHSRADDSFLKLETERVGCDWLPMELDTSSLPLVKEIVLDSVATQTKSSNGGAIFLKSEPANSPVESASLSKKLIPLATALHTANRIPLSSGGRKATPRSATPTGKTSLPAKSKSFHPSTTTLKVTKLVAAQGRSVTPARLASISSKSSTRSATPTLEPSSQAMTSSASAKDEFSPGRKTDPAVSQGTSASLKTKPSKPSVMRTSSHDTPQSSKTLMPKKAASASKGRPSLPNTISLNSNSRQKACSPSRERAPNGSHHKSESMLLTRNRSRHTTGLDEVNPVLMGSKMVERVVNMRKLAPPKQAEYSSQDYAQKSLREGSGFGRSLSKKSLDMAIRHMDIRRSIPISHPSATVDLTTLVGTESCSCMDSTVDATESTHSYNK from the exons ATGTATGACGACATCGATTCAAGCTTGGATAGTTTTGTTCTTGCAATGCCCCCACCCCCTTCCAGAAAACAAAGTTCATTAAAATCTAAAACCCAGCGTGCCGTGTCCCTTTGTGAAAGGAATCAAACCAAACTGCTCCTTGCTTCATCAACTTATCTCCCATCTCGGGTCCATGTCTTTTTTAATCCACAGTCGGCCCTCCTGAAATTGGGATTACATGCAAATTTTGTTTTGATGACAAAGGCT TCATCCGTTCAGTTTAGGCTACATAACAGAGATCTTGGGATGGTTGTGAGTGCAATAGATGAAGATCTGACTGTTTTCTTGGAAACGAAGAGGGGTGAAAAGGATAGAGATGATAATGTTCTTGCACTGGAATTTGACGAGTTTGATGACTCTTCAG GCGCTTCACCAGATCGGCTGACTCCAAACAGATTACGGTCTGAGAAGATTCATAGCAGAGCTGATGATAGTTTCCTCAAGCTGGAAACAGaaagagttggttgtgactg GCTTCCTATGGAACTAGATACCTCTTCACTCCCTTTGGTAAAGGAAATCGTTCTAGATTCTGTGGCGACTCAGACCAAGAGCTCAAATGGTGGAGCCATTTTTCTGAAATCTGAG CCGGCCAACTCTCCTGTAGAATCTGCTTCACTGAGTAAGAAGTTGATTCCTCTGGCTACGGCTTTGCATACGGCAAATAGAATTCCTTTATCATCAGGTGGTCGAAAAGCAACTCCTAGAAGTGCAACACCAACTGGGAAAACATCCTTGCCCGCAAAGTCCAAGTCTTTTCATCCTTCAACTACTACCTTGAAAGTGACAAAACTTGTTGCAGCTCAAGGGAGATCAGTCACTCCTGCAAGACTTGCATCAATCAGTTCAAAGTCCTCAACAAGGTCTGCAACACCAACTCTGGAACCATCCAGCCAAGCAATGACATCTAGTGCATCTGCTAAAGATGAATTTTCTCCAGGAAGAAAAACAGACCCAGCAGTATCACAGGGAACATCTGCATCTCTAAAGACTAAGCCATCGAAACCATCAGTGATGCGTACTTCATCTCATGATACTCCTCAAAGTTCAAAGACATTGATGCCCAAAAAGGCGGCTTCTGCCTCGAAGGGAAGGCCAAGTCTACCTAATACTATATCACTCAATTCAAATTCAAGACAAAAGGCATGCTCACCTTCCAGAGAACGAGCCCCAAATGGATCCCACCATAAAAGTGAGAGCATGTTGCTAACAAGAAATCGAAGCAGGCATACAACTGGTTTGGATGAAGTGAATCCTGTATTGATGGGTTCAAAAATGGTTGAAAGGGTAGTGAACATGAGGAAACTAGCTCCTCCTAAGCAAGCTGAATATTCATCTCAAGATTATGCCCAAAAAAGTTTACGTGAAGGTTCAGGATTTGGAAGATCACTCTCAAAGAAGTCCCTAGACATGGCTATAAGGCATATG GATATTAGACGGAGCATTCCAATCTCTCACCCTTCAGCAACAGTTGATTTAACAACTCTAGTAGGCACCGAATCTTGTTCTTGTATGGACAGTACAGTTGATGCTACGGAATCAACTCACTCTTACAACAAGTAG
- the LOC142545793 gene encoding uncharacterized protein LOC142545793 isoform X4, with translation MQSSVQFRLHNRDLGMVVSAIDEDLTVFLETKRGEKDRDDNVLALEFDEFDDSSGASPDRLTPNRLRSEKIHSRADDSFLKLETERVGCDWLPMELDTSSLPLVKEIVLDSVATQTKSSNGGAIFLKSEPANSPVESASLSKKLIPLATALHTANRIPLSSGGRKATPRSATPTGKTSLPAKSKSFHPSTTTLKVTKLVAAQGRSVTPARLASISSKSSTRSATPTLEPSSQAMTSSASAKDEFSPGRKTDPAVSQGTSASLKTKPSKPSVMRTSSHDTPQSSKTLMPKKAASASKGRPSLPNTISLNSNSRQKACSPSRERAPNGSHHKSESMLLTRNRSRHTTGLDEVNPVLMGSKMVERVVNMRKLAPPKQAEYSSQDYAQKSLREGSGFGRSLSKKSLDMAIRHMDIRRSIPISHPSATVDLTTLVGTESCSCMDSTVDATESTHSYNK, from the exons ATGCAGTCATCCGTTCAGTTTAGGCTACATAACAGAGATCTTGGGATGGTTGTGAGTGCAATAGATGAAGATCTGACTGTTTTCTTGGAAACGAAGAGGGGTGAAAAGGATAGAGATGATAATGTTCTTGCACTGGAATTTGACGAGTTTGATGACTCTTCAG GCGCTTCACCAGATCGGCTGACTCCAAACAGATTACGGTCTGAGAAGATTCATAGCAGAGCTGATGATAGTTTCCTCAAGCTGGAAACAGaaagagttggttgtgactg GCTTCCTATGGAACTAGATACCTCTTCACTCCCTTTGGTAAAGGAAATCGTTCTAGATTCTGTGGCGACTCAGACCAAGAGCTCAAATGGTGGAGCCATTTTTCTGAAATCTGAG CCGGCCAACTCTCCTGTAGAATCTGCTTCACTGAGTAAGAAGTTGATTCCTCTGGCTACGGCTTTGCATACGGCAAATAGAATTCCTTTATCATCAGGTGGTCGAAAAGCAACTCCTAGAAGTGCAACACCAACTGGGAAAACATCCTTGCCCGCAAAGTCCAAGTCTTTTCATCCTTCAACTACTACCTTGAAAGTGACAAAACTTGTTGCAGCTCAAGGGAGATCAGTCACTCCTGCAAGACTTGCATCAATCAGTTCAAAGTCCTCAACAAGGTCTGCAACACCAACTCTGGAACCATCCAGCCAAGCAATGACATCTAGTGCATCTGCTAAAGATGAATTTTCTCCAGGAAGAAAAACAGACCCAGCAGTATCACAGGGAACATCTGCATCTCTAAAGACTAAGCCATCGAAACCATCAGTGATGCGTACTTCATCTCATGATACTCCTCAAAGTTCAAAGACATTGATGCCCAAAAAGGCGGCTTCTGCCTCGAAGGGAAGGCCAAGTCTACCTAATACTATATCACTCAATTCAAATTCAAGACAAAAGGCATGCTCACCTTCCAGAGAACGAGCCCCAAATGGATCCCACCATAAAAGTGAGAGCATGTTGCTAACAAGAAATCGAAGCAGGCATACAACTGGTTTGGATGAAGTGAATCCTGTATTGATGGGTTCAAAAATGGTTGAAAGGGTAGTGAACATGAGGAAACTAGCTCCTCCTAAGCAAGCTGAATATTCATCTCAAGATTATGCCCAAAAAAGTTTACGTGAAGGTTCAGGATTTGGAAGATCACTCTCAAAGAAGTCCCTAGACATGGCTATAAGGCATATG GATATTAGACGGAGCATTCCAATCTCTCACCCTTCAGCAACAGTTGATTTAACAACTCTAGTAGGCACCGAATCTTGTTCTTGTATGGACAGTACAGTTGATGCTACGGAATCAACTCACTCTTACAACAAGTAG
- the LOC142544632 gene encoding protein yippee-like: protein MGRVFLIYLEGNLYSCKHCQSHLGLAKDIISKSFHCRHGKAYLFDKVVNVTVGEKEDRLMMTGMHTVVDIFCVGCGSIVGWKYEAAQDKNQRYKEGKFILERFKVLGPDGSEYVFSEEVHMAGGDADDT, encoded by the exons ATGGGGAGGGTATTTCTGATTTACCTTGAAGGGAATTTGTATAGTTGCAAGCACTGTCAATCCCATCTTGGTCTCGCCAAAGACATAATCTCGAAG TCTTTCCACTGCAGGCATGGGAAGGCTTACCTCTTTGATAAAGT TGTTAATGTTACTGTTGGGGAGAAAGAAGATAGGCTGATGATGACTGGCATGCACACTGTTGTTGACATATTTTGCGTGGGATGTGGCTCCATTGTGGGCTGGAAATAT GAAGCTGCTCAAGACAAGAACCAAAGGTACAAAGAAGGAAAGTTTATCCTCGAAAG GTTTAAGGTGTTGGGACCGGATGGAAGTGAGTATGTGTTCTCTGAAGAAGTCCATATGGCTGGTGGTGATGCCGATGATACGTAG